The following are encoded in a window of Ensifer adhaerens genomic DNA:
- a CDS encoding CaiB/BaiF CoA transferase family protein has translation MSGFAKRQFDPDAKGPLVGTRVLDLSRLVAGNMLSLQLADAGADVIKIEPPAGDPLRDWKDDGHSLYWKTYSRNKRSVVLNLRQEAAMTALWALIATADVFIENFRPGTLERMGLSPETLHARNPNLIIVRISGFGQTGPYAQFPGFGTIIEGMSGFAYRTGFPDREPVLPPLALADMIAGVYGSSATVTALLARDRGYAKGQVIDLSLLEPMFSVLGPEAAIYQTTGKIKERVGSASNTAAPRNVYRCRDGKYVALSGSTPQVARRIFEIIGRADMNQDPRFATNSERVKNRDLVDEAVGGWFARHDHDEALKIMRDAGATVGPIYNIADAASDPHFVEREIIVDVEDDEFGSLPMHNIVPRLSQTPGVWRRPAPALGEHTAEVLAEAGLDRGAIETILQGKAA, from the coding sequence ATGAGTGGATTTGCGAAGCGACAGTTCGATCCCGACGCCAAGGGACCGCTGGTCGGCACGAGGGTTCTGGATCTTTCCCGGCTCGTTGCCGGCAACATGTTGTCGCTGCAGCTGGCCGATGCCGGCGCCGATGTCATCAAGATCGAGCCGCCGGCGGGCGATCCGCTCAGAGACTGGAAGGATGATGGCCACTCGCTCTATTGGAAGACCTATAGCCGCAACAAGCGCTCCGTCGTTCTGAACCTCAGGCAAGAGGCGGCGATGACGGCGCTCTGGGCACTGATCGCTACGGCCGATGTCTTCATCGAGAATTTCCGGCCGGGAACGCTGGAGCGCATGGGGCTTTCGCCGGAAACGCTGCACGCCCGCAATCCCAACCTGATCATCGTGCGCATTTCCGGTTTCGGCCAGACGGGGCCTTACGCGCAGTTCCCGGGCTTTGGCACCATCATCGAAGGCATGAGCGGTTTTGCCTACAGAACCGGCTTTCCCGATCGCGAGCCCGTGCTGCCGCCGCTGGCGCTTGCCGACATGATCGCCGGTGTCTATGGCAGCTCGGCCACCGTGACAGCGTTGCTTGCGCGCGATCGCGGCTACGCAAAAGGACAGGTCATCGACCTGTCGCTGCTGGAACCGATGTTCTCGGTGCTCGGGCCAGAAGCGGCGATCTATCAGACGACCGGCAAGATCAAGGAGCGCGTGGGCAGCGCCTCCAATACGGCCGCCCCGCGCAATGTCTACCGCTGCCGCGACGGAAAGTACGTGGCGCTGTCGGGATCGACGCCGCAGGTCGCACGGAGGATCTTCGAGATCATCGGCCGTGCCGACATGAACCAGGACCCGCGCTTTGCCACCAATTCTGAACGCGTCAAAAATCGCGATCTGGTCGACGAGGCCGTTGGCGGCTGGTTTGCCCGGCACGACCATGACGAGGCGCTGAAGATCATGCGTGACGCCGGCGCGACGGTCGGGCCGATCTACAACATCGCAGATGCCGCGTCGGACCCGCATTTCGTCGAGCGCGAAATCATCGTCGATGTGGAGGATGACGAGTTCGGCAGCCTGCCGATGCACAACATCGTGCCGCGGCTTTCCCAGACGCCGGGCGTCTGGCGGCGGCCGGCACCAGCGCTTGGGGAACACACGGCGGAAGTTCTGGCCGAAGCGGGACTGGATCGCGGCGCGATCGAGACGATACTCCAGGGTAAAGCCGCATGA